A stretch of Episyrphus balteatus chromosome 2, idEpiBalt1.1, whole genome shotgun sequence DNA encodes these proteins:
- the LOC129908994 gene encoding odorant receptor 67d-like, which translates to MSNCRDRFNSLFKFCRKCSVIVGADIIDPNFRYNAVTWFVIMATNTFFVLTAYTIYIGLYIDKDWVILLQALCMAGSAVQGFTKLYTVTTYKLIYREIYKEIDEVYKIYEQKHIQYKNALNNSTSMNIKFVKFIAALYLCATIALLSVPHIYLIMYGKKIFVMQFLIPGIDSKTNVGHVLMTIAHSICILMGAFGNFAGDVFFFLFVLQVPLYKNILRIKFEDLNDISTDTEEDNSMKTLPLLRDILKWHQKYSDFTQTLSDVFFAVLFIQVFSTTFNIGLTIFITFSGAWPAGYAFLIYSFIILYTYCGLGTLTEFANDDVCDYVYNTCLWYRLSVSERKMLMIMLMKAQKPTLMTVGDVMPLSVTTALSMTKTVYSFLMMLLNCSKE; encoded by the exons ATGTCAAATTGCCGAGATAGATTTAATagtctttttaaattttgtcgcAAATGTTCAGTAATTGTTGGTGCCGATATTATCGATCCAAATTTTCGTTACAACGCCGTAACTTGGTTTGTCATAATGgctacaaatacattttttgttttgacagctTACACTATTTATATTGGACTTTACATTGATAAAGATTGGGTTATCTTACTTCAAGCTTTGTGTATGGCAGGAAGTGCAGTACAGGGTTTTACTAAGTTATACACTGTCACtacatataaattaatttatcgtGAAATATACAAAGAAATTGATGAAGTCTACAAAATCTACGAACAAAAAcatattcaatacaaaaatgcTCTTAATAACAGTACGAGtatgaatataaaatttgtcaaattcaTTGCAGCTCTTTACCTTTGCGCCACTATTGCATTGCTATCAGTTCCACATATTTATTTGATAATGTATGGAAAAAAGATTTTCGTTATGCAATTTTTGATTCCTGGAATtgactcaaaaactaatgttgGCCATGTTCTAATGACTATAGCCCATTCAATTTGTATCCTGATGGGAGCCTTTGGTAATTTTGCTGGTGATgtgtttttcttcttgtttgtgCTGCAGGTTCCATTGTACAAGAATATTTTAAGAATCAAATTCGAGGACCTCAACGATATATCAACTGATACTGAAGAGGACAATTCTATGAAAACACTTCCTTTGCTGAGGGACATTCTTAAGTGGCATCAAAAGTACTCAGA CTTCACACAAACTTTGAGTGACGTTTTCTTCGCTGTGTTATTCATTCAAGTTTTTTCGACAACATTTAACATTGGATTGacaatttttataacatttagCGGAGCTTGGCCAGCTGGCTATGCATTTCTGATCTACTCATTCATTATTCTTTATACTTATTGTGGACTGGGAACACTGACGGAATTTGCT AATGATGACGTATGTGATTATGTTTACAATACTTGTCTTTGGTATAGATTGTCAGTGTCGGAACGAAAAATGTTGATGATAATGCTGATGAAGGCTCAGAAACCAACTTTGATGACAGTGGGTGATGTAATGCCATTGTCCGTTACTACGGCACTGTCTATGACGAAGACAGTTTATAGCTTTTTAATGATGTTGTTAAATTGTTCTAAAGAATAA